CACACGCgtaattaatgattaaaagaTAAACTTATAATTGAGGgtcaaaatatcaaaatatatatatatcaacactGTACGCTACAGTTAATTGGATCAGAAGGGAAACGAGTAGTGCCTTGtagtattatatttaatattatctctctaattttgtttttttttggaatggATTTTGATTATTGAAcgcatttcttttatttatttttttccctagGTTTTAAAATCTACGAGGGATTCTGAACAACAATGGCGGAAGACTCTTCTCGCAGAAACCTCAATTGCTTCGCGATGAACGCTTCTATGGCGCGTTGAAACTCCTCATTGCTGAGCTCATCCTGCGGGTACAAAATTTCCGGCAAGCACTCGCCCCTCTTCTCGGTCTCCGACCGCCGCAGCTGCTTCCGGCGCGGCAGCTTCCCGGCGGCGTCCACCTTTATCTTCTCCGACTGACTCCTGCGGTACTTCGCGGCCGCTCCGGCGGAAGGCGCGTCATGCACTGTCTCGACGATGACCTGCTTGTCGTGAAACTCGGGCTCTGGCGGTGGCGGTGACGGCGGCGGTGACGGAGGCGCGTGAGGTTCGGTGACGGCAGTGCGTGTGTGGAGGAACTCGCGGTAGAGTGAGTCGGCGGAGTGGGGGGCGGAGAGGCGGCGGGACTGGGCTAGGAGGGCGGCGATGATGGCGTTGGAGACGGCGAAGACGACGAGGGGGCTGGCGGCGAAGGCGATGAGGCGGCGGAGGAACTCGGCGGAGAGTGCGAGCGCGAAGGGGAGGCGCGTGAGGATCCACGAGAGGAGAACAAGGACGAGACAAAGTTCGAGAATGCGAAGGGCTTTGGAAAAGACGGCGAAAATGTCGTTGTTGTGTCTTCGAATGGCGTTGGCCTTCTCAGCTTTCAAGAGAAACTCGTCCATTGTTTGATACAGAAAGAGACACTAACCAAGTGGTgtgaatagaaaagaaaagaaagggttgggttatgttatgttatgttgGTTTGGGTTTTTAATTTGGTGGAAGATGGAAGAAAGATGAAACAGGGTGAGAGTGGAGTGAAGAAAGCATAAGAGTATGAGAGAGCATGGAGAGTTGGTGATGATCGTACAGAGTTGTTTGTTGTGTCTCAAACTTGGCATAATAAGTGAACCTTCTTTGAACACAAATGTTGGGTCTTATATAGACTCTGCCACATCTGGCACCTACATACATTTATCTTTCATCCTAACGCATCAAtgtctatttattattattattattattatttccttttttatttgaacttgaaaatatttttcgtaaaataattgaacaggaaaataaaaagttacatCTGATTTTATAGctaattttatacaattaattaagCTCATATATAGTTTTTGTTGGCGGTGGAATGTGATTCTGGGAATAAACATCAACAGGTGCATCCATCGTAATGGTTTGAGTCTCAACAGCAATATTGTCTACAATATTATAGATGAATGTAACTACATTTAAcagaaaaaactaacaaaattaaataaaggacttaaaagagaaattttgaaaattttaagaaacaaatggaatgatttttttaggaCTAAAATCAATGAGAAGgaccaaaatcatatttatcCTTTTGAAAAGATAGCGGAGTCCATGCCACACATAATCTCCTTTGTTGAAGTgtgaaaaaaagagtgaaaagaAACATTGTGTACCAAAGTCCCCCCTCCTCTCCATGTGCTACTTGTGCCATTTTCTTGGTTGTGGACTTCTTCTCTTGCGTTGTTGCTCATCTTTTTGGTGAGCTATATAttgtttgtttatgtttttgtttttgtcattgTTGTGTTACTCATTTGTCCTGATGTTTATATGCTTGAATTtgacttttaaagtaattatgcATATAAGCATAATCGATTATGCTTTGCATATGTAACATTTTGGACACTCACAAGGGTGGAGAGTGATCATTAGTTCAAAAAAAAGAGATGAGACATACATAAGGAGAGACTCTTGGCAAACTTCCAATAAAAGGCTCACATGAATGAATCAAATACATACTAGAATGAGAAAAATCTAAAGGTTGTGTATGTATAAAATTGTACGATTAAAGATAACTTAAAGGAACAAATTAACATTATCTATACCAATAAGGTGCATATACTTTTCAGTAATTCATaacttaaaaattttataactaaatGTGTTTGACTTAAAGTAATTATGGAATGAATGATTCAGGAAAGTTTCTTAGGAAAAGTATAAAAGAGACCAAAGCACGTTAAAAAGTCTTATTTTTGTTAGTGGAAACAACCATCAATCTTGAAACATAGTCTTGATCGGTtgtgtttaaaaaatatcatagagAAAAATTTTGACAAATAGGTATAAGGATAAAATGGTATTTATATTAGTCATATACTAACAAGTCTTTAGTCCAAGTAATATTGGATTCAGTTTTTTAAGGAATATTTCaggtttaaattttatagatgAAAAATTATAGTTGAGAAAGGATATCCCACTAAAGGTGGTTATCAAGATTTCCCTACATAGATTAATCATATGTAAAACTAATGAATATTTTACACCAATGTCATAGGGACCCAAAAGTAATttcacaatttcattttcactctatttctcttaaaattaattttttactctatttcttttgaatttattttcttttgctttcttacctacttattttcactttctttatctttttcgaTCAATCCTTTTGTTCCATTCTTCAAtaatcaaaaagatatttttcaatcaagtttattttttttcgttTGAAATTAGAACtcttctattatatttttgtttacttttatttatttattttcttccatcATTCTTTAACTCCCACAACCTCTTTACCAAACTCAATGTTAGGGCtatgtttaattaaaattggaatttatttaaaaacttacAGGAAAAGGATCTATATTAAtgttataagtttaattttaattaaaaataattaaaattttataataaatgttatCCTAATTTAATATTGAGAAATGCTACTATATCCCTATAGATTAAGGAATTTGGTATAGTTGAATTTTATAACATGTATTATATCTTCTTGGTCTAATCCATAGAATTATCGTGATGTAAAATCATGTTATATTCACAGgaaaataatttacttaaacaaaaaaaaaaatcgtattAGATTCGTACAAAAATATCTTGTCTGCCCATTAATTCTTTTTCtccatattaaaaaaagaagaagaaaaaactcaactcagatccttgccttctttttttgtttcacaCAAATCCGTATATCAACCCAACAACTCATAGACTAAAATAGAGAATGATATAAAGTGTGGgcactaaattttaatttaaagaaaatgcttctaatcatttttcaaaacaaattagTGCATATTGGATAAGTGTATGCAAAACTCAtttggaataaaattaattttataaaaactataatttgaattgattttgaagtaaaACGATTTATAGTTTggtatttttattctaaaatcaaatcaataataAGATTTAAATAAGCTTTTCTATTTAACGTAGAaactatttaatttgttttaactaAGTATTAATTTAAGACttaaaatcaatcatcaaaactaaaatcaaacatgtaaatatttatctcaaattatattaaataataaattattcaatttaaaattttaaactaaactCGAAATTGAGAGAAGTGAGGTTGGAGACAGGAAAACCCGGGGGAGCCACCTAGCCAATCTGGAAAAGTTTGGATTAAAACTATCCACGGTTGAGAAGTGGGGGGACCAGCTAGAATGTCACGTCTAATtatctaattacaaaaataaaagatatcctGGGAGAAgatatgatatttataaaataaaattgcacaataacttataatatactttatatttcaatcacattacatgcatattaatttattttatattttttatttctttcttatttctataaaaaaaaaatttacattttgattGGATGACTATAATTTCGCTTTTTAAAGAAACATGTTTTTATATCAaccaattaattatatatggtgttaaataatttttcttatatccaataataatatatagtaaaaaaaagttaatagaaATACACTGTAATTCCATCTgaagtttatttatatatatggtaAGAAATATGAATACTTATGGTGTATTTggtagagataaaataaaaaagaaggaaaattttcgtgataaaataataataaaattacatcacaatgttttaaaatagtCAATGTAAGAAAGACTTTACCATTACATcacaatgttttaaaatagtCACTGTAAGAAAGACTTTACCAAAATATTACAATTCTTACTTCTTAACCCAAGATGTTAATctcataacaaaatatatatatatatatatatatatatatatatatatatatatatatatatatatatatatatatataaagacaaaaataataaaatttaactataatGATTGGTCATTATTTTTAGAACTGAAATTTTTAAGATGACATGCTATATCATTATTCAATATAACGCAATTTTTTTCCACTcatgaaagaaatataaataattaaccaaattttaaaaattgtgatgtaatcatattattattttatcataaaaatgctacatttacatttttttgtcatcatttctttagtataaaatatttatcaattttaatgaaaattagcTAATTTGTGCTAAAAAATCACATTAACCATCGAACCCAAAAATTTTATtacgaaaattaaatttagttccACTCATATCAATATgacattatatttaaaaataattaaaacatggtGATTTAATGACACAAATTTTACGTCATCACTAGCTAGTAAGTCGTTAATAATAAActgtaatttttatataaagtaaCCAAAACCAATCACACGTGAAAGAAAACTGACCAAactacatataatatatatagtttagCATAATAGCTTGCATAAAAAAAGTTCAgcataataacaaattatttaatatacttatttgcaagttgcaaccatattaattaataattcctTCGTCCCCAAATGGTGTGGAAGATACGCAAGATAGCTGAAGATAAAACTCGTACTTATGGTCAAAGAATATATTGAGAGTCGATTTatggttcaaacttcaaagaatgtttttcatttttattttttggtgtgGAATATATTTCATTCTTCACCAGCTAGCTGATAGAAAACAATTAAAGGGGGGATTTTGAATGAGAGGTAATGAGAATCAGTCTTCGTGAAGGGTGTTTAGATAAGATGTGGCATTTCACGTGAGGCAATGTATTAGTGACAGTGCAAGCTGAAAAGTGTTACAGCTTTTGCATTCTGTTCTTGTACTTTATTGTAAGAGGAAACATTCTATTTCTATGTTACCATTATCAATACCAATAGCATCGTTAATTAGTGtttaaaaaatggaaattgtaaaaaaaagtcattaaaatatatatattcggttgattaaattaattttttttataatgacgtAATGCGGTGATATTTATTTGTCAGGTCGTATAAACAATTTGACATTATGTCTTTCAGaactaactttatttatttttactatgaTTTTCTTCTAAACAATGGTTTTTACCAAGTCAACTGAACGTCCTTCTTCATATCACGTGGCTGTGCAGTGCCCAACTTGAAACATTCCACGCTTCAAATTTCAATGGTTTTGAGCTTTCTATGTCACAGCTCCATCTCTACCACTAAACTTATTATTGTAACTAAAAGCATCGACCCTTCTTTCCACTTGGTTACAGTTAGGCGAATCTATGCCCCAAATAAGCATTCATTCACAGATTGCTATATAGTGTTATAGTTAATTAGTATGCGGATAAGAAGAATACgaataatcattaaattttgcATGTATAggtaaaaagaatatatataaatctaTAAAGTTTTAAGAACTCCAGTAATTCTTGCATAACTTTTAATTCATATGAGTAATCACATATTGATAATCATgctataattcaaaattttaaacctTAAGTTTATGgatcttatctttatttatatgatgttaaaatttattattcttataCGATGTGAAATTTTATctcacacttgtactccaacaaTCTTTTCCTTAAGTGTGAGTTTCTTTCATATAATGTGGTCTCTCCTTCGAGCATAAGTCATTATCATCAAGGAGTATTTCATGATGTTCATTATAGCTCACATGCTCTAGATGCTTGTACCACTGCGAGACACATCGCTTAGACTCACCGTCAAAAAGAATTTTGATACAAGGATTCTCAGTGGAGTCGCTAAAGacaattcaaatttataatttcaaatctCTAGGATATTGTTTAGATTTCAAAAAAGATATTGTCTTATTTTTGGGATGTTGTTTAGAATTAAAGATATATTATGTAAATTAGagatttattctttcttttaatattatgaTGCTAGGTCTTAATATAGATGTTTTAAGATGAAAAGAATTACCCAACTTAAAGAGGGGCACCACCTAGGCAAGAGAGGTGGTCATGTTGAGGGAAGGTTTATAAGTTTGtcttaaaaacttattttgagGTGATCATGGATGTAAGGATGAGGGTTCGAactacattaaataaatttgtaatttttttctatttcgtTTATGGTGTTGTCTCTTGTTCTTGGTtgtatgttttttgaaaaataaatatatgagtATGTGTTTGTCAACAATTGGTATAAGAGTTGAATGATCTTGTGACCTCGTGActaaaggggggggggggtgttccAATGGAAGTAGTTGCCGTTACAAGTCCAAAAGTGTCACCATTCAATACTTGTGGAGAAAATAGGGAAACATATATACCACATAATTTTGTGCAAGCAAAGGGAAAGCATGACGAGCATCTAAGAAGATTGaagatgaaatttaattttaattgagggAAGGATTGTTGGGAGACAATTCAAAATTGTAATTTCAAATCTCTAggatattgtttaaatttaaaaaatgatattgttttgtttttaggaTGTTgtttagaattaaaaatatattcaataaattagatatttattttctcttttaagatTATGATGCTAGGTCTATATATAAATGTTCTTAAGATGAGAAAAATTATTCCACCTGAAGAGGGAATCACCACCCTAGGTGAGAGAGGAGAGTTATGTTGAAGGAAGGTTTACAAGTTTGTCTAACTTAttctaaaaatttgttttaagggGATTATGGATGTAAGGATGATAATCCGAATCAcgttaaataaatttgtaatctTTGTTATTTCGTTTATAAggttgtctctttttttttattgtatgattttttagtaataaaaatataagtatattttttttcccaacaatctatatcatattaaataatgacagttttcttttattaactTGAAGTAAGGTTTTAAGTCACAATTATTAGATAACAATTATGATTGTAATCAAGATTTCATTGTGATTCTTATGACGTTATGGGAACATTTGGTAAGTGAGGAGTTGTTGGTTTTCTAGGAATCATAggttgaaaatttaatttctcatatttggtatgaatgttaaaaaaatagtatttttggaaatattttttaatcaatttttcctGAAAAAATTTTCATGAGAAGCGTGAATCTTATTTTctcaagtttattttttttactatactaaaattattatgttattttttattaaattatacaaggtgataaataattaaaataatcaaaaaaatataaaaatatatataattttttaattcttagaaaatttaattaaaaattatgaatgatcaacaaaacaaattttattcattccaaaaaattatgattctcggaaatgaatttttttttcccttgtcATACGTCCCCTATGGGTTATTACGTACCCCTATAATTCTTTGGTCCATACAACAATTATTCTGTAGAGGTATCGCCATGAATGCAGTCGCTAAGTTGCCGAGAATAAGCAAATCTTGATGTTTTGGCTGATATCacaaatttaaaaccttgactTGAATATTAAACAACGAACTTAGACTCACGCATGCTATATAGGAATCCTCCCTCGATCTCAAACTCTCGAGAGATTTCGGATCTCCTGATCCTGAGTTTCCTCTTGACATGAACCCCATTTTAAGGGGAAGATAAGCTTCATGTCTTAGTCATGAGTGCTAGACTTGTCTGACATTAATGAAGGATGATTACCATAACAGGAAGGGTCGACGTAATTGAACATCTTTTGAAGTTTTCAACAACTATCTTTCGTATAAACATTACATTAACTACACTCGCATAATATATTTGACTGTTTTTATAGTTGTTAGGTCCGCAAATTTGATTAAGTTTAGGACATGTGTACAACTAATTATGGCTTTTGTGGGTCCTTTGTTATGACTTTGTTTTGTTCATGGGTTGGGTACTTCTTCCCtttaattgaattttagttTGTTCGCTGATAGAAAAACACATTGTCTATATAACTAATTATGATTGCCAAATTAACTTAATTATCCATCATGTTCATGAGATTATGGACAAAACATAAATATTGcgtatttttatatgataaatttattttaatattactagCTCTTCTTTAGTCGATGTTTCTTATCTTCAATTCGATCACCAGTTTATAATAATGATAGCAACAGCTAGAGTATAATTCAATTTCCACTTGCACGAGACTTGAGCACATAGAAATAATTGcatggatttgaaattgaaggGGCCAAAATTTAATTAGGagcagtgaaaaaaaaaatcattgtgtgTCTGTCTGCTTTGCGAGGACCGTACTCGATTGCACTTGCTCCTTGCAAGTTGCAAAAAGGGAACCTTTTCGTGTGTTCCATGCATCACGTGGCGCTCAAGAGAAGCACAAAAGAGGGGCCAATTCAAGACGTAATAATactgtaagttttttttttactgagattattttattttactgttgGAGCTGCAATTGCCAGAGACTGACAGTGTCTGCTGCCTCTCTCTAAAATTGTAAGTTTCTTGTTTCGTTGAGttccaatattttattttcagtccTTTTTCCTTGTGATCATGCAGTGTAATTGCTACGCCTTTTCTTATTTCACTTTTCTACTGTTGTACTCAGAACATCACAGTCCTTGTCACATGAAACTTTTCCATTTACAAAATCTACTATAAAATAAGTTCTTTTTTATGCACTAATTATCCACTCTCTATAAGAAAATTCCATATTTGTATAGAATTCACACCTAACATTCACTACATTCatatctgtttttttattagtaaaaattaaatatgactattacaaaatttataataatttacttattttatctaatcgtttgaattaaatttctttaatacatgcaaaaacattttgaatttaaataaactttagaatttaaatttcatgcataaaagtgtttttttaaaatggttgCACTAGAATTTTATCAATTGAACTGTTAATTACTATTGATTAAAACATGTCTCTTATGATGTACTAGCTTGCTTTAGGCTACTGTTTCgttctaaattataattaatttttgtaatctgTATTGAATTGGAGATGTCACCTTAGAAACTACACCTTAGCTTTGTATATCTACTAGACTTTCTCCGGTCTTCACCTGTGACGAAACTAGCTATCGATCAAGTAGTCGCATCAGATCGATTGACaagatatttcaaaatttaaaattttgattgcaTATTCAATGGGATGCAATCAATGTGTGAAGCTGAATTCTGAAACTAGGACTTTGACCACGGCACCCTTAAATAGTTTTGTTGAATGCTCCATAAAATTTTGGAACTTTCATCAGCATCCTCGACAAATTTAGGTTAACATTAATGAGGCCTATGATTTGCAAGATTTATTAATTTCCTAAGGGCGAAGGCGGCTACAGCCTACGGTTTTTAAAGTATGCTTTGAAGTTGCATGTTTGCAAGGGTCATATATGGCCCCCCAGTAATTCCTTTTCCTCTTCTGCGATAATTTGAGGATGTATGCAATCAAATGGAAACCCGTAAGAATTCCTAAGATGtcccaaaatgcattatagttTACAGCATGTTTGGTAACAACTTGGTGACGTGATTTTCCACGTTTCCTTTGAAGCTAATAAATGTTGCTTCTGCATTTTTTAGCACTTGGATGTGATTTATCACGTCATGACCgtgttttcacttttcaaactcAAGTAAATGGTAAACATTTTGCCCAAAAGATACTGGATTTCTCTGTTGGTTTTTGCAGTCTTTCTTAATCCTAATAAAATAGTTATGGTGttcttattaacttttttttagtttccacttcacaataaatataattgaaaaagtaataatatatattattttaaattttaaaaacgatatataaataaaaatatttttttcaaaaacttatacaattaaaaagaaacGAAGAGAATAATTAACATGATTAAACTTCATGAATAGGCATGACATTTAGGCTATCTATGTTGGTTTCGAATTaatgaatgaagaaggaaagaacACTTAAGGATATGCATCACTTGTCTAATTCTACTAATCTGGCTCATCTAAACTTAATTTTGATgggttcaaattttaaaaattaggctTGATGCATGTATTTTGAAGAAGAGTTAGATTAAACTTTAAATCGTCTCAGTCTAGtccaatgttttattttattttatttttaaaagtataacttttttgaataattatatagtaaacattaaaaaaattatttgataaataatatttagtataacgtacaataatatatttatgttgatattatttatttttgaaatatattataaaatatagcaCATATGTTTaagttttatactttttttattctattatttaagCATAGAGGAgtgaagtttttaatttttaaaagcaaGGTGTAATTTCTTATATTAATAGTCAAGACTGTACAAGGGGTATAACTGCAAATgtacaacaaaaaaatgtttgtcCACTATACATAGTAGTATTACATATCAAGTATCCAAAAAGTGTTCTATAAGAATATCTAACTATatgaattcaaataaaacaagggGTAAGTACACTAGGAAGAGAAGAAGATCACTGATGATTTGTTCCTTCTCTTATACAAGAACCACTGCTATGAGGTGATTTTAATGTCTTCCAAGAGTTTTGCCCCATCAAAAAGTATTTCCCGAAAACCAATGCTATTCCTTGTGTTCCACATACACCAATATGTGGCATACCAGATCAAATGCTCTCATCTACGACATTTTCTTCCACAAATGAGCAGATCAAATTGATCATACAACTGATTAATTTCCTGAGGAAGTACCATATCGACTCCCAGCCATCTGAAGATTCCATACTAGATTTGAATAGTCTCAAAACACATGAGAAATAAGTATTGAGAGGTTTCCTTtctctaattacaaaaataataggAAGCTTCCAAGTTTTGAATCTGAACATGTCTTTTATGAATGTCTAGTAACAATCTCCATGAAAATACAAGTACCTTGGAGTGCGATTCGCTTTCCCAGAATTTACTGAGTTCTGAGTGGAGAGTCTTGCAGTATAAAACATGTAATTCAGACTAAATTaagcaaaataaattttcacaacaAGTATTCAAtctttgcaaaaataaaatgaatctatgttgaaaatctcaatatttttaaaattggacCGATTAAATCAATGAAGTCATTGGTTCagcattaataaatataaaactctAACTTTATAAcactaaaaactaataaaataaaataaaaacatcatttcattggttcataatatttaaagtaaacataaaaatttgagaaattaatacaatactattaaattataagaaattaagatatgtaaaataaattaatataactaaatgactaaattatatgttttatataataataataataataataataataataataataataataataaaattatttatactaatttgTAAACcttattaaatgtatttttatttctcttaaaaatactttagattaaatttaaaaattaaaaaaatttaattatacaattcatttcttaatcataattaaaattttaataggatcttacaattattaaaatttttaattaaatcttctaattattaaaaatattatatcgtACTTTTCTTGTCGGTTCTATTTCTTTGATTGAtggaaatatattatatttttttgggttgATTATCAATATAACCAATGTAATGCAGGAATTTTGACATCATCAATTGTTAACGCAAGTGATGTAAAAATGACATTCTTATTAAAATTTGGAATGGatgtaaataaatacttttatattaattattaatacaattaatgtaaaaaaacaattttacctCTGTTGTAAATACAAATGTGATTCCAAGACGTGCCTAACAAATAGGAGGATCACCAGCCAACTTGTTTAACTGATTACACATTAGAGTTAGCCAAAAGGAAGCTTGATTAGTCGAAATATTCATGGAATTAGCTGAACAATGGGTAGTGAAATTAGTGGCAATTGATACACGAACATATACAATTATTTCAGTATAGCTTCAAGTAATTCTTAGTTCAATTGAAATTACTTGTTTCTAGTTTATTTCGCttttctttatctattgctACAAGTTATTCTTAGTTCAAATTATAgtcttatcttttactttcatCTCACCGTTTTCTCCTATTTATGTACAAGTGCTCTTTGGAATAACTTGAGA
The Glycine max cultivar Williams 82 chromosome 16, Glycine_max_v4.0, whole genome shotgun sequence genome window above contains:
- the LOC102669125 gene encoding uncharacterized protein, with the translated sequence MDEFLLKAEKANAIRRHNNDIFAVFSKALRILELCLVLVLLSWILTRLPFALALSAEFLRRLIAFAASPLVVFAVSNAIIAALLAQSRRLSAPHSADSLYREFLHTRTAVTEPHAPPSPPPSPPPPEPEFHDKQVIVETVHDAPSAGAAAKYRRSQSEKIKVDAAGKLPRRKQLRRSETEKRGECLPEILYPQDELSNEEFQRAIEAFIAKQLRFLREESSAIVVQNPS